In the genome of Clostridiales bacterium, one region contains:
- a CDS encoding DUF5011 domain-containing protein, with product MKRRNNIFTIIGLAIVALIATIAVGCNSAVIPFDAPTVTLTDSIISWAATDGATNGYTVKINEDETTRVAATSLDLITVKDKLVEGKNSIAVKVNAVDEIRSESAYSQAVEYNYSPSPIDPPPAPTVVKITITGADDAQIKQGTFFNYFADVTAVGDNGVDYTSKIVVSGNFNSAVAGEYTLVYSVNDGNGNSAQKERVITVTANEEIGKVDPTPTFTYTPSEDDPNASPYYNIAKGCKTTANSVQGNASADYATDGDMSTRWESAHGADNVNFTVDLGAELTVSAVNIYWEAAYAKSFDLLVSTDGVSFSTVEQIQDQTLHTDNLINSFDFTSARQQLTARFIRIACTKRSGNYGYSIYEFEALGTTGTVIPTESYPVLFDARKNGSPDWTVEAQESVVFDLGSPKTIDSIRLAFKSYIKPLGLFVYYGSTQNDYTAAIIKNLPYSADTYGFYASSAGDAARLTLNSVRYIKVDMDGMSFDSQALRITSVEFGYTETNGDKTESKKIDNKTVSVTASSHKTGHEAALMLDNDDGTYWENENDTVYKTIDLGEVKAVGRVDLYWRGDDGGKGKYYDLQISSNGTNWTTAFRQTHGATPAQSIYLYENARYIRVIDYQSGSADRFMLEGAVVHSQYPASSGEGKVDYDVSIKLPEYGTVELGNGSYLTGGTDFPSSRLIAYLDDSLRDKPVPSNDWWQGLLIADKGYNMYMNPLTATFMSDGLWLTNPGAGYFSGIVPGNGSHTVNVDAHDLAVGYAGMGANATVRVTGYSDYGMSAVMTDRRGVDKLTAFLSQGSLYAYCLFAEPEKALLLAKDFIGFYDIDGNEILTENLSTFTGDCIVVKVLTHASYEGGIQKYKDTNGQEREHDKIYEERYYVVSVPDKTTFIRGEDSVSVVMTEGNYMSVGAVAQKNAVKYGERSSAAFPKAEVALLHEHGYAFVINTGCTYDFDGDTNKVTTEFRVSAMLMRTGFSAEAYSAYMPHQLSKSDYNGGYVYASIRGDCRSFVGNSFTTTDTFYGIVPTFTEPTDDGYSSQVLYDQLLMLYNNNGGDKAPGKYLISGDPYWQGKNLHPMAMAALAADQIGATDLRDAFLDKIEYILVDWFTYDPVDDLVDDKHSYFYYDSEWGTLYYKNSEFGAGVNLADHYFTYGYYTLASGVLASFRPEFAADWGDMVELLIRDYMNPSRTDELFPYMRNFDPFSGHGWAGGYADNNGGNNQESAGEALNSWVGAYLYATAVGNEQIRTAAIYGYTTELNAIKHYWFNYYGDFAESYPYGVVGQVYGGSNFYGTFFNGEPLYMYGIHLIPGEEYLTSYALNESERGMLEGLIDAMRKDQAMWEVTDPKDNGIHAWQHIFIPIVAIYDPDEALEWYDQVLAEQGNVGNTSEQFNVYWLIHGMKTTGGRSTDIYAADGATATVYEKNGKYTALCWNPTGAEKKIIFKNAKGEQVGYAVVPANSLVSCDPTEQTTSFVSYTDVSNFKLGGIAESTNATMSGGKLTLGSNGSASYLLTFGSEEAYYRIKITGASGVKLAIDGQNVELGSIAGGCASEPVSLSFKHTITVSGSNAEITSIRFEKLTLNKQNVGMTATASSTENAENIVSNAVDGSMDTRWESRHADGDEAWLQVELAEPTTIYQLRIYWEAASAKEYKVYLSQTGADGDWTEVFHGNYSQGARTDYVTPSTIMNAKYIRIEGISRTTTYGYSIYELEVYNFN from the coding sequence ATGAAAAGGCGCAATAATATATTTACAATTATTGGTCTTGCGATAGTCGCATTAATTGCGACTATCGCCGTAGGCTGTAATTCTGCCGTAATCCCGTTCGACGCGCCCACGGTAACGCTTACGGATAGCATTATTTCGTGGGCGGCGACGGACGGTGCGACCAACGGCTATACCGTAAAAATCAACGAGGACGAAACGACCAGAGTCGCGGCTACGTCGCTCGACCTTATTACCGTCAAGGATAAGCTTGTAGAGGGCAAAAACAGCATTGCCGTAAAGGTAAACGCAGTCGACGAGATCAGAAGCGAAAGCGCGTACTCGCAAGCTGTCGAGTACAACTATTCACCGAGTCCTATCGATCCGCCGCCTGCGCCAACCGTAGTAAAAATAACGATCACGGGTGCGGACGACGCGCAAATAAAGCAAGGCACGTTTTTCAACTACTTTGCGGACGTGACAGCCGTCGGCGATAACGGCGTGGACTACACGTCTAAGATCGTCGTTTCGGGCAATTTCAATTCGGCGGTTGCGGGCGAGTATACGCTCGTTTACAGCGTGAACGACGGCAACGGCAATTCCGCGCAAAAGGAGCGCGTTATTACCGTTACGGCTAACGAGGAGATAGGCAAGGTCGACCCGACCCCTACCTTTACTTACACGCCGTCGGAGGATGACCCCAACGCAAGCCCCTACTATAATATAGCCAAGGGCTGCAAGACGACGGCTAACAGCGTTCAGGGCAACGCTTCCGCCGATTACGCTACGGACGGCGATATGTCCACGCGCTGGGAGAGCGCGCACGGCGCAGATAACGTTAATTTCACAGTCGACCTCGGCGCGGAGCTTACCGTAAGCGCCGTAAATATTTATTGGGAAGCGGCGTACGCTAAGTCGTTTGACTTGCTCGTATCGACGGACGGCGTAAGCTTTTCGACTGTCGAGCAAATACAAGACCAAACTTTACATACCGACAATCTCATAAATTCGTTCGACTTTACTTCCGCACGGCAGCAATTGACCGCACGGTTTATTCGCATTGCCTGCACTAAGCGTAGCGGAAACTACGGCTATTCTATTTACGAGTTCGAGGCGCTCGGCACGACGGGAACGGTCATTCCCACCGAGAGCTATCCCGTGCTTTTCGACGCACGCAAAAACGGCTCACCCGATTGGACGGTGGAAGCGCAGGAAAGCGTCGTGTTCGATTTGGGCAGTCCCAAGACTATCGACAGCATTCGTCTCGCGTTCAAGAGCTATATTAAGCCGCTCGGGCTTTTCGTTTACTACGGCTCGACCCAAAACGATTACACCGCGGCGATAATTAAAAATCTTCCGTACAGTGCGGACACTTACGGGTTTTACGCATCGTCTGCGGGCGACGCGGCGCGGCTTACGCTTAATAGCGTGCGCTATATAAAAGTCGATATGGACGGTATGTCGTTCGACAGTCAGGCGCTTAGGATAACCTCGGTCGAGTTCGGCTATACCGAAACGAACGGCGATAAGACCGAGAGCAAAAAGATAGACAACAAAACGGTTTCCGTCACAGCTTCGTCGCACAAGACGGGGCATGAAGCGGCGCTCATGCTCGATAACGACGACGGCACGTATTGGGAGAACGAGAACGATACCGTTTACAAAACGATCGATCTCGGCGAGGTCAAGGCGGTCGGGCGCGTCGATTTGTATTGGCGCGGCGACGACGGCGGCAAGGGCAAGTATTACGATTTGCAGATAAGCTCGAACGGCACGAACTGGACGACGGCTTTCCGTCAGACCCACGGCGCAACGCCCGCGCAGAGCATTTACCTATACGAAAACGCGCGCTACATTCGCGTTATAGATTACCAGAGCGGTTCTGCCGACAGGTTTATGCTCGAAGGCGCGGTAGTGCATTCGCAGTATCCCGCGTCGAGCGGCGAGGGCAAGGTCGATTACGACGTTTCGATAAAGCTTCCCGAATACGGCACCGTCGAGTTGGGTAACGGCAGCTACCTTACGGGCGGCACCGACTTCCCGTCGTCGCGGCTCATAGCATATCTCGACGATTCGCTCCGCGACAAGCCCGTGCCCAGCAACGACTGGTGGCAGGGCTTGCTAATAGCCGACAAGGGCTACAATATGTACATGAACCCGCTCACTGCTACGTTTATGAGCGACGGGCTGTGGCTGACCAATCCCGGTGCGGGCTATTTCAGCGGCATAGTGCCCGGCAACGGCTCGCACACCGTCAACGTGGACGCGCACGACCTTGCCGTCGGTTACGCGGGCATGGGCGCGAACGCCACGGTGCGCGTAACGGGTTATTCCGATTACGGCATGAGCGCGGTAATGACGGATAGGCGCGGCGTGGATAAGCTTACGGCGTTCCTTTCGCAAGGCTCGCTCTACGCTTACTGCCTGTTCGCCGAGCCCGAAAAGGCGTTACTGCTCGCAAAAGATTTTATAGGGTTCTACGATATCGACGGCAACGAGATATTGACCGAAAACCTTTCTACTTTCACGGGCGACTGTATCGTCGTAAAAGTGCTTACGCACGCGAGCTACGAGGGCGGTATTCAAAAATACAAGGATACTAACGGACAGGAGCGCGAGCACGACAAGATTTACGAGGAACGCTACTACGTAGTGTCCGTGCCTGATAAAACGACTTTTATTCGCGGCGAGGACAGTGTATCGGTCGTTATGACCGAGGGCAATTATATGTCGGTAGGCGCGGTCGCGCAGAAGAACGCCGTCAAATACGGCGAGAGAAGCTCCGCGGCTTTCCCGAAAGCGGAAGTAGCGTTACTTCACGAGCACGGCTACGCGTTCGTCATCAATACGGGCTGCACGTACGACTTCGACGGCGACACCAATAAAGTTACCACCGAGTTCCGTGTAAGCGCAATGCTCATGCGCACGGGCTTCTCCGCGGAAGCGTACTCGGCGTATATGCCGCATCAGCTTTCTAAGTCCGACTATAACGGCGGCTACGTTTACGCGAGCATTCGCGGCGATTGCCGTTCGTTCGTGGGCAACAGCTTTACGACTACCGATACGTTCTACGGCATCGTTCCCACCTTTACCGAGCCGACCGACGACGGGTATTCGTCGCAGGTGTTGTACGATCAACTGCTCATGCTGTACAACAACAACGGCGGCGACAAAGCGCCCGGCAAGTATTTGATTTCGGGCGACCCGTACTGGCAGGGCAAAAACCTTCACCCCATGGCAATGGCTGCGCTTGCCGCCGACCAGATCGGCGCGACCGATCTTCGCGACGCCTTCCTCGACAAGATAGAGTATATACTCGTCGACTGGTTCACCTACGATCCCGTGGACGACCTAGTGGACGACAAGCATTCGTACTTCTACTACGATAGCGAGTGGGGCACGCTGTACTACAAGAACAGCGAGTTCGGCGCGGGCGTCAACCTTGCCGACCACTACTTTACTTACGGTTATTATACGCTCGCTTCGGGCGTGCTCGCTTCGTTCCGTCCCGAGTTCGCCGCAGACTGGGGCGACATGGTGGAGCTGCTCATTCGCGACTACATGAACCCCAGCCGCACCGACGAGCTGTTCCCGTATATGCGCAACTTCGATCCGTTCTCCGGTCACGGCTGGGCGGGCGGCTACGCCGACAACAACGGCGGCAACAACCAAGAGTCTGCGGGCGAAGCGCTTAACAGCTGGGTGGGCGCGTATTTGTACGCGACGGCTGTCGGCAACGAGCAAATCCGCACCGCGGCGATCTACGGCTACACGACCGAGCTCAACGCGATCAAGCATTATTGGTTCAACTACTACGGCGATTTTGCGGAAAGCTATCCGTACGGCGTAGTCGGGCAGGTGTACGGCGGCAGCAACTTCTACGGCACGTTCTTCAACGGCGAGCCGCTGTATATGTACGGTATTCATCTTATCCCCGGCGAGGAGTATCTCACAAGCTACGCGCTCAATGAGTCCGAGCGCGGTATGCTCGAAGGGCTTATCGACGCAATGCGTAAGGACCAAGCCATGTGGGAAGTCACCGATCCCAAGGATAACGGAATTCACGCGTGGCAGCACATATTCATTCCTATCGTGGCGATATACGATCCCGACGAGGCGTTGGAGTGGTACGACCAAGTGCTCGCCGAGCAGGGGAACGTCGGCAACACGTCCGAGCAGTTCAACGTGTACTGGCTCATCCACGGCATGAAAACGACGGGCGGGCGCTCGACCGATATTTACGCCGCGGACGGCGCGACGGCTACCGTCTACGAAAAGAACGGAAAGTACACCGCGCTTTGCTGGAACCCCACGGGCGCAGAAAAGAAAATAATATTCAAGAACGCCAAGGGCGAGCAGGTAGGGTATGCGGTCGTTCCCGCGAACAGCCTTGTATCCTGCGATCCGACCGAGCAAACGACCTCGTTCGTAAGCTATACCGACGTTTCAAACTTTAAGCTCGGCGGCATAGCCGAAAGCACGAACGCAACTATGTCGGGCGGCAAACTCACGCTCGGCTCGAACGGTTCGGCGTCGTACCTTCTTACCTTCGGCAGCGAGGAAGCGTATTACAGAATAAAGATCACGGGCGCGAGCGGAGTTAAGCTTGCTATCGACGGACAGAACGTTGAGCTCGGCTCTATCGCAGGCGGTTGCGCGAGCGAGCCCGTATCGCTGTCGTTTAAGCATACTATCACGGTTTCGGGAAGTAATGCGGAGATCACGAGTATAAGGTTCGAAAAGCTCACGCTCAACAAGCAGAACGTCGGCATGACCGCCACCGCTTCGAGCACCGAGAACGCCGAGAATATCGTTTCTAACGCCGTTGACGGCAGCATGGACACGCGCTGGGAATCGCGCCATGCGGACGGCGACGAGGCGTGGCTGCAAGTCGAGCTTGCCGAGCCTACTACGATTTATCAATTGCGCATATATTGGGAAGCGGCTTCGGCTAAGGAGTACAAGGTCTACCTTTCGCAAACGGGCGCGGACGGCGACTGGACGGAGGTTTTCCACGGTAATTATTCGCAGGGCGCGCGCACCGATTACGTTACGCCGTCGACGATAATGAACGCTAAGTACATTCGCATAGAGGGCATTTCGCGCACCACCACTTACGGCTATTCAATCTACGAATTGGAAGTATATAATTTCAACTAA